Proteins encoded by one window of Hafnia alvei:
- the aceB gene encoding malate synthase A, which translates to MTQQIVDTELAFTQQFGSQEQQVLTEEAIEFLTDLVARFAPQRKQLLTARQAQQQKIDRGELPDFISETNSIKNSDWKIRGIPRDLQDRRVEITGPVERKMVINALNANVKVFMADFEDSLAPNWDKVIEGQINLRDAVNGTISFTNEAGKIYQLKPNPAVLIARVRGLHLPEKHVTWQGEAIPGGLFDFALYFFHNYQALLEKGSGPYFYLPKTESYHETAWWSEIFSFTEDRFDLPRGTIKATVLIETLPAVFQMDEILHSLRDHIVGLNCGRWDYIFSYIKTLKNHSDRVLPDRQSVTMEKPFLSAYSRLLIKTCHRRGAFAMGGMAAFIPSKDAERNAWVMDKVRADKELEANNGHDGTWVAHPGLADEVMQVFGRVLGERSNQLEVTRSQDEPITAAQLLEPCPGERTEEGMRANIRVAVQYIEAWISGNGCVPIYGLMEDAATAEISRTSIWQWIHHGKTLSNGQQVTPDLFRQLLKEEMQVIRQELGDKRFDSGRFIEAASLMERITTSNELIDFLTLPGYELLN; encoded by the coding sequence ATGACACAACAGATCGTTGATACTGAGCTGGCATTTACCCAGCAATTTGGCAGTCAGGAGCAGCAAGTTCTTACCGAAGAGGCTATTGAGTTTTTAACTGATTTAGTCGCTCGATTTGCGCCTCAACGCAAGCAGTTACTTACGGCTCGTCAGGCGCAACAACAAAAAATAGATCGCGGTGAACTGCCAGATTTTATTTCGGAAACTAATTCCATTAAAAATTCCGATTGGAAAATTCGCGGTATTCCTCGCGATCTTCAAGACCGCCGCGTTGAAATCACGGGGCCGGTCGAGCGCAAAATGGTGATCAATGCGCTTAATGCGAACGTTAAAGTTTTTATGGCTGATTTTGAGGATTCACTTGCTCCAAACTGGGACAAAGTGATTGAGGGCCAAATTAACCTGCGTGACGCCGTGAATGGCACGATCAGCTTCACCAATGAAGCAGGAAAAATTTACCAGCTAAAACCGAATCCTGCGGTGCTGATTGCTCGTGTGCGTGGTCTTCATCTGCCTGAAAAGCATGTAACGTGGCAGGGTGAGGCTATCCCCGGAGGGCTGTTTGATTTCGCGCTCTACTTTTTCCATAACTACCAAGCACTCTTGGAAAAAGGCAGCGGCCCCTATTTCTATCTGCCTAAAACAGAGTCTTACCATGAGACTGCATGGTGGAGTGAGATCTTCAGCTTTACCGAAGATCGTTTTGATCTACCGCGTGGAACAATTAAGGCCACTGTATTGATTGAAACCCTGCCTGCGGTATTCCAGATGGATGAGATCTTACATAGCCTGCGTGATCACATCGTTGGTTTGAACTGCGGTCGCTGGGATTACATCTTTAGCTATATCAAAACGCTGAAAAACCATAGCGACCGTGTTTTACCCGATCGCCAGTCCGTGACGATGGAAAAACCGTTCTTAAGTGCTTATTCACGTTTGCTGATCAAAACCTGCCACAGACGCGGCGCTTTTGCGATGGGCGGAATGGCGGCATTTATCCCTAGCAAAGACGCTGAGCGCAATGCATGGGTGATGGATAAGGTCCGTGCTGATAAAGAACTTGAAGCAAATAACGGCCATGACGGCACTTGGGTTGCACACCCGGGCTTAGCAGATGAAGTGATGCAGGTTTTTGGCCGCGTGTTGGGTGAGCGCAGCAATCAGCTTGAGGTAACGCGTTCGCAGGATGAACCTATTACCGCAGCTCAACTGCTGGAACCTTGCCCTGGTGAACGTACCGAAGAGGGGATGCGTGCCAATATTCGCGTTGCCGTTCAATACATTGAGGCTTGGATTTCGGGTAATGGCTGCGTGCCAATCTACGGCTTGATGGAGGATGCGGCGACGGCGGAGATCTCTCGCACATCAATCTGGCAGTGGATCCACCACGGGAAAACGCTGAGCAATGGCCAGCAGGTTACCCCAGATCTTTTCCGTCAGTTATTGAAAGAAGAAATGCAGGTTATTCGTCAAGAGCTTGGTGATAAACGTTTCGACAGCGGCCGTTTTATTGAGGCTGCCAGTCTGATGGAGCGTATTACAACCAGCAATGAGCTGATCGATTTCCTGACACTACCTGGTTATGAACTGTTGAATTAA
- the metA gene encoding homoserine O-acetyltransferase MetA — protein sequence MPIRVPDELPAVSFLRNENVFVMPSSRAATQEIRPLKVLVLNLMPKKIETENQFLRLLSNSPLQIDIQLLRIDSRESKNTPAEHLDNFYCNFEDIKDQNFDGLIVTGAPLGLVDFCDVAYWPQIEQIVHWAKEHVTSTLFVCWAVQAALNVLYGIPKLTRETKLSGVYHHQTLQPLALLTRGFDETFLAPHSRYADFPAEVLREYSDLDILAESEQAGAYLFATKDKRMAFVTGHPEYDAHTLSGEYFRDVAAGLSPDVPVNYFPDDNPEHSPKASWRSHGHLLFTNWLNYYVYQITPFDLRYMNPTLE from the coding sequence GCAGGAGATCCGTCCGCTTAAAGTTTTGGTACTCAATCTGATGCCTAAAAAGATCGAGACAGAAAACCAATTTCTTCGATTACTTTCGAATTCGCCGTTACAGATTGATATACAGCTACTGCGCATTGATAGCCGTGAGTCGAAAAATACGCCTGCCGAGCATCTGGATAATTTCTACTGTAATTTTGAAGACATTAAAGACCAAAATTTTGATGGGTTGATTGTCACCGGTGCACCTCTCGGTCTGGTCGATTTTTGTGACGTAGCGTATTGGCCGCAGATTGAACAGATCGTTCACTGGGCTAAAGAGCACGTAACCTCTACGCTGTTTGTATGCTGGGCGGTTCAGGCCGCATTAAACGTTCTCTATGGCATTCCTAAACTGACGCGTGAGACTAAGCTCTCAGGTGTTTATCATCATCAAACGCTACAGCCGTTAGCGCTTCTGACCCGCGGTTTTGATGAAACTTTCTTGGCTCCACATTCTCGCTATGCTGACTTCCCAGCCGAGGTGCTGCGAGAATATAGCGATCTCGATATTTTGGCTGAGTCTGAGCAGGCAGGCGCTTACCTATTTGCGACCAAAGATAAGCGGATGGCTTTTGTGACGGGGCATCCTGAGTATGATGCACATACTTTGTCGGGAGAGTATTTCCGCGATGTTGCGGCGGGCCTTTCTCCAGATGTTCCTGTGAATTACTTCCCCGATGATAATCCTGAACATAGCCCCAAAGCGTCATGGCGTAGCCATGGACACTTACTGTTTACTAACTGGCTGAACTACTATGTTTACCAGATCACGCCGTTTGATCTGCGTTATATGAACCCTACGCTGGAATAA